From Piscinibacter gummiphilus:
AGCGGCGGTGGCTGAAGAGGTTGGCCGTGCCCCACAGCACCTTCATGCCGGTGCGTTGCTGGTGTTCGCCCAGCACGTCGACCATGCGGCGCAGGCGGTCGACGCTCTCGCGCGGCGTGGCGCCTTCGGGGGCGACGTCACGGTCGTGGAAGCAGTAGTAGGGCACCCCGAGCTTCTGGAAGAAGTCGAAGGCCACTTCGGCCTTGGCGCGTGCGGCTTCCATCGGGTCGGCCATGTGGTGCCACGGGCGCTCGAAGCTGCCGTCGTAGCCGAAGACGTCGAAGCCGTTCCAGCAGAAGGTGTGCCAGTAGCACGCGGCGAAGCGCAGGTGGTCTTCCATGCGTTTGCCGAGGACGACCCGGTCCTTGTCGTACCAGCGGAAGGCGAGGGGGTTGGTGCTGTTCTCGCCCTCGTACTTGATGGGGGCGATGGTCTTCAGGTAGCTCATGGGTACTTCTCCAGAGAAAGGGTTCAATTCGCGAAGAGTTCGCGGGTGGCGGCGTAGAGGCCGCGGAATCGTTGGTGGCGGGCGAAGAGGGCCGGGGCACGTGCGGGGTCGAGCAGGAAACGCTCGCGCAGCGCGGGGGGGCGGCACACCTCGCGCTCGTCGCCGCCGTCGGCGAGCCAGGCCAGCCGCGCCGCACCGAGGGCGCCGCCGGCTTCGCCGCCATCGAGCGTGCGCACCTCGACGCCCAGCACGTCGGCGAGCAGCTGGGCCCAGAGCGCGCTGCGTGCACCGCCGCCCACCAGCGCGAGCGGCCCCACGTCGGTGCCGGCCGCGCGCAGCGCATCGAGGCCATCGCGCAGGCCGAAAGCCACGCCTTCGAGCACGGCATGGGCGAGGGCACGCGCATCGGTGTCGTGGTTCATGCCGAAGAACATGCCGCGTGCCTTGGCATCGTTGTGCGGCGTGCGCTCGCCCGAGAGGTAGGGCAGGAAGATGGGCGCGGCCTGGCGTTCGGCGTCGGTCAAGGTTTCGGTGCGGGCGAGCAGCGCGGCTTCGCTTCCCGCGCCGGTGAGCTGCGTGACCCACTGCAGGCACGAGGCCGCCGAGAGCATCACCGCCATCTGGTGCCAGCGCCCCGGCAGCGCATGGCAGAAGGCATGCACGGCCGACGCCGGGTTGGGGCGGAAGCGGTCGTTGACGACGAAGAGCACGCCGCTCGTGCCGAGCGAGAGGAAACCGTCACCCGGGTTCACCGCGCCGATGCCGACGGCACTTGCCGCGTTGTCGCCACCGCCACCGGCCACGATCGTCGACGGCGGCAGGCCCCAGGCCCACGCGACCTCGGGCGAAAGCCGCGCCGAGACGGCGCTGCCTTCCACCAGCTCGGGCATGTGCGAACGGTCGAGGCCCGTGACCGCGAGAAGCTCCTCGGACCACGCACGTTGGGCCACGTCGAGCCACAGCGTGCCGGCCGCATCCGACATCTCGCTCACGTAGGCGCCCGTCATGCGAAAGCGCAGGTAGTCCTTCGGCAGCAGCACCTTGGCCACACGTTCGAAGACCGCCGGCTCATGCTCGCGCACCCATGCGAGCTTAGGGGCGGTGAAGCCCGGCATTGCGAGGTTGCCGGCGATCTGCGGCAGCGTGGGAAGGGCCCTCGTGAGACTCTCGCACTGCTGCGCAGATCGCACGTCGTTCCAGAGGATGGCCGGGCGCAGCACCTCGCCATGCGCGTCGAGCAGCACGGCGCCGTGCATCTGGCCCGAAAGCCCGATGGCGCGCACCGCGGCCCAGGCCTGCGGTGCCTGCTGGCGCAGCTGCACCACGGCGGCCTGGGTGGCGGCCCACCAGTCGGCCGGCGCCTGCTCGCTCCAGCCCGGGTGGGGCCGCGAGATGCCGAGCTTCACGCCGGCCTGCGCGACGATGCTGCCGCTCGTGGCGAGCAGCACGAGCTTGACCTCCGAGGTGCCGAGGTCGATGCCGAGGTACATGCTTGGGGCTCCGTCAGTGCATCAGCGACGCACGCGCTTCTTGATCGCCGATTGCGCGTCAGCCAAGGCGGTCTTGATGTCCTTGTTCTGCTCCAGCACCTTGTCGAGCTCGGCGTTGACGATCTCGTTGGCGACCGGGTCGAACTTGTCGACCGCGATGGCCTGGATCTTGTCGGCCGAGACCTTCCAGAGCTGGCGCGCCTTCTGGCCGCCGAAGTATTCGATGGGCTCGTTGACGAACGGGTCGGACTGCGCCTCGATGAGCGCCGGGAACGCGTCGAGCTTGCGGAAGGCCTCGATCTGCATTTCCTTGTTCGTCGTCATGAACTTGATGAACTCCCAGGCCGCAGCCTTGTTCTGCGCCTTCTGCGGGATGGCATAGAACGAGCCGCCCCACGAAGCGAAGGCGCCGTTGGGCAGTTGCGCCGAGCGCCACTGGCCCTTGGAGTCGGGTGCGAGCCAGTTGCTCAGGTGGCCGCCGAGCCATGCGCCCATCATCTGCGAGGCCACCTTGTCGCGCTTGAAGCCTTCGCCCCACTCAGGCGACCAGGCCTTCACCTTGGCGTCGATGCCGGCGTTGCGCGCGGCCTTGGCCAGCTCGAAGCCTTTCTGGAAGCGCGGCGAGTCGATCAGCGGCTGGCCCTTCTTGTCGAAGTAGATGCCCTCGCCGGCCTTGAGGCCCGAGCGGATGTAGATGTCCTTGATGTCGACCGCATCGGCCATCAGGTAGGCACCGGTCGCAGCCTTCACCTTCTTGCCCGCCTCGATGTACGACTCCCAGCTCTTGGTGAGGTCGGCTTCGGTGACGCCGGCCTTGTCCATCATGTCCTTGCGATAGAAGAGGGCGCCCGGGCCGATGTCGGCCGGAATGGCCGCGAGCGTGCCCGAGCCGCTCATGGCCAGCGGCACGGTGAACTTGGCGAACTTCGGTGTGAGCGCCATGCCGTTGTAGGGCGGCTTGCCCAGGTCTTCCAGGCCTTTCGACTCGACGAGACGGCCGATGTAGCTCAGCTCCACGCCCATCACGTCAGGCACGTTGCCGCCGGCGGCGAGCGCGGTGGTCATCGCGGTGTGGTGGTCGGCGAAGGCCAGGCTCACGAGCTTGATCTCCACGTTGGGGTTGACCTTCTTGTACAGCGGGATCGCGGCCTTCACGGCCAGGTCGAAGCTT
This genomic window contains:
- the xylB gene encoding xylulokinase, yielding MYLGIDLGTSEVKLVLLATSGSIVAQAGVKLGISRPHPGWSEQAPADWWAATQAAVVQLRQQAPQAWAAVRAIGLSGQMHGAVLLDAHGEVLRPAILWNDVRSAQQCESLTRALPTLPQIAGNLAMPGFTAPKLAWVREHEPAVFERVAKVLLPKDYLRFRMTGAYVSEMSDAAGTLWLDVAQRAWSEELLAVTGLDRSHMPELVEGSAVSARLSPEVAWAWGLPPSTIVAGGGGDNAASAVGIGAVNPGDGFLSLGTSGVLFVVNDRFRPNPASAVHAFCHALPGRWHQMAVMLSAASCLQWVTQLTGAGSEAALLARTETLTDAERQAAPIFLPYLSGERTPHNDAKARGMFFGMNHDTDARALAHAVLEGVAFGLRDGLDALRAAGTDVGPLALVGGGARSALWAQLLADVLGVEVRTLDGGEAGGALGAARLAWLADGGDEREVCRPPALRERFLLDPARAPALFARHQRFRGLYAATRELFAN
- a CDS encoding ABC transporter substrate-binding protein encodes the protein MHTLTKRAALQRLVIGTAAAVAAFGAQAQTTTLTVASFPSFDLAVKAAIPLYKKVNPNVEIKLVSLAFADHHTAMTTALAAGGNVPDVMGVELSYIGRLVESKGLEDLGKPPYNGMALTPKFAKFTVPLAMSGSGTLAAIPADIGPGALFYRKDMMDKAGVTEADLTKSWESYIEAGKKVKAATGAYLMADAVDIKDIYIRSGLKAGEGIYFDKKGQPLIDSPRFQKGFELAKAARNAGIDAKVKAWSPEWGEGFKRDKVASQMMGAWLGGHLSNWLAPDSKGQWRSAQLPNGAFASWGGSFYAIPQKAQNKAAAWEFIKFMTTNKEMQIEAFRKLDAFPALIEAQSDPFVNEPIEYFGGQKARQLWKVSADKIQAIAVDKFDPVANEIVNAELDKVLEQNKDIKTALADAQSAIKKRVRR